TGCCCGAAGAAGCAAGGCCGGCGGCATCATCATGTTCGTGGCGCTTCCCATTGCCATGACCATCTACTGCATCGCCGTAACGGTGGGCGCCGGGGCGGGCGCCGAATGGGCGCAGAACAACCCCACGGTCCTGTTCCAAAACGGCTGGTTCCACTACGCGAAGGTGTACGCGGCGCTTACCGGCTGCATTGGCTTCATGATCATCAAGTATCACTGGGGCAAGCTGGGCAAGGCCACCTGGTTTAAGTGCTTCCCGTTCATCATCGTGGGCATCAACATCCTCATTGCCGTAGTAAGCGACTTCGAGAGCTTCGTTCACCTGCTGCAATATAATGCGGGCGTCATCCAGGACCCCACGGTGCCCGGATCCGACGGCGCATTCGTCGACGCCGCCACGGGCTCGATCGTATGGGTAACTTCCGAGCATGCCACGCAGATTGCCGGTTTCAACAACCTGTTCAACGGCATTGCGGGCCTCATCGACATCTTCTGCATGACCGGCTGGTGGGCCGTGTACACGTCGAAGAAGAAGGATGACATGGTCTGGGCCGACATGACCTGGGTGTTCGTGATTGCCTACGACCTGTGGAACTTCTGCTACACCTACAACTGCCTGCCCAACCACGCATGGTACTGCGGCTTGGCGCTGCTTCTGGCCCCCACCGTGGCCGCGGCCCTTTGGAACAAGGGCGGCTGGATTCAGAACCGCGCCAACACGCTGGCCATCTGGTGCATGTTCGCGCAGGTGTTCCCGCAGTTCCAGGATTCCTTCCCGTCGTTTGGCTTCGACAGCGTGTTCGCCGTGAACTCTACGCTGAACACCACCACCAATACCGTAGTTTCGGTTCTGGCGCTTGGCGCGAACGTTGCGGCGATCGTCTACATCTTCTACCGCGCGAAGAAGCTGGGCGTAAACCCCTACAAGCAGGAAGTGTTCATTGGCACGCGCGATTACGAGACCGCCCGCGCCCGCATCGCCGAAGGCGAGCTGCCCGAGCATGAGGTTGCGGAATACGAACGCGCTCACAAGATTCTTGCTGGCGAGAAAGCTGCGTAAGGATCATCGACAACCGAGCAAGCTAGTATCGCCCCGGGCCTTGCGGCCTGGGGCGATTTTACAAACGGGAGCGCGCTAGGAAGCGGAGGCAACGCTGCCGGCTTGATCGGGGCAGGGAAACCCATTAACGTGAGCAGCCGATTCATCGTTGGTTACGAGATCGCGATTCAACTGCTCAAGCGCCTCTTTCCCAGGGACGAGCTTTATGGGAGCGACATCGCAGCCCAACGCCGAGGCGATTCGGGCGATAGTGCTAAGCCGCATGTTCGAATCCCGCGACAGGAGCTTTGAAACAGCCGCAGGTGAAATGCCCATTTTTTGCGCAAGTTCCTTCTGCGTCATGCCAAGATCCTTCATGCGCAGATATATTTCGCCTTGCAGATGCATGTTCATGGAAAACTCGATTACTTCCGGAGAAATCACCGCATCCATGTCGAAATAATCACCCATTAACTCCTGAAGAGTCATTCCATTCTTCATCACATCAAACCCCTCTCCAAAAGCTCGTCTACAATGAGCAGCTTCGGCGTAACGACCTTCACCATTTCGAACATCGACTTATGCTTATGCGCTTCAAACGCATCGAGCACGACGATCATCCGCCTATCACGCACCCAATATGCAATTACACGCCACAGAGTATTTCTAACGCGTATTTCGATGAGGCTCAGATCGCCATCGGCACGTATGGTGTCGAAATAGCGCCCATCAAAGCCAACAGCGATGCAGCTTTCGTAATCCAAGCTCGATAGATATTGAACAATTCGAAATAATTCGCCGTATGCTTGCGCATGCTTTTTGAAGCGCTTCTGCAGGATGTTCTCCCTTTCGCCATTACGAACAAGCAAGCAAAAGGGTCCCGACATACGCACGATACTCCAGCTCCCATTGTACATTAACCTATCCCTTCATTAGTAAACTTATAAGTTAAGTTTTAAGGGTGACGCGCCTGCAAAATGGTAAGCAGCACCCAAATGAAGGGAATCAGAACGCAATCACGAAGCGATGCGAAAAGGGTCGCGAAAGAGTCGCGGAAAGGATGCGGAAAGAGAGCGAGGAAACTTGAGGGGGCGCCTATTCGAAGTCGCCTTCGGTTGCATACCCGCGAGAAATGAGTCGCTCTCGTTTCAAACCATCGAGATCCGAATAATCGAAATCACTACGGTCGACAAGGGGAATTGACTGCACCTCGCGCAACGCATGCTGCAGCGAATCTGGCAAATCGAGCGAATGCGCGTAATGCCAGGAAAGCTCGGCAGGCGGGTCGGCAAGCTGACGGTACGCCTGCGCCATGAGGCGCGCGACCACATCGTGCGGCACCTTGCCGCAACCTGCACCAAAGGCGGGAAGCACAACCGCCTTCACTCCCCTACGCATGGCTTCAATGAGCGCCGAGCGCGCGGCATGGTAAACGACCATAGAATCGCGTACGACCGACGGCACACGCATGACAGGCGTATGAACAAGCGTTATGCCAGCGTGTTCGATTGACATACTGGTGCCTACGGGCTGCTCTCCGAACCAATCATCAAGAATCTTACGCTGCACGGCATGCTTGAGCCCCTCGCCGAAATACGAAATGATAGCCGCGTCGTAACCGGCGTCCATGAGTCCATACGAATTACCAGGCGCAACGATGCAGTCGACCTGGGGATGCACATCCATGAAGCCGGCGAAGTCATCTTGCACGACATGCACGACTGGGATGCCTTCGAATGCAAGTGCCCAGACGGAGACCATGCCAGGCTCCTGATCGAGTAGGTAGATGGTTGGGAGGTTCATGTGGTATTCCTTGGGGGCTCGAAGGTATTGGCCCAAGTATAACCAGAAAGCGGGATGCATGTCCCATTCTCGGTACGCCCGACAATTCGCCCTCCCCTACCATGGAACAAAATAGCATTCGCGCGGAAGGCGGCATCATGAACGGCGGTTTTTTCGATTTCAACGGCGATGGTCGCCTGAATGCTGGGGAGGCGGCCTTCATGGGCATGCTTGGAACGAAGTTTGCCAAGCAGGCCACTCGTGCAACGGAGGAAGCCGAGCACCAGGCAAACGAGCCACTATGGAAGCGCAATAACGACCCCGACGATGCAAACGACCGCGATGACGATGGAACAACCATCAGCATCTACGACGATGATCCCTTCGACCTCTTTGAGGACGATGACGAGGACTACGACATCTACGATGAAGACCTCGATGACCTGGACGAAAACGAAATAGACACCTCGAGCCGCAGCGCAATCATGCGAGCATTCAACGGCGGCACCTATTTCGAAGACCTTGGTTACCTAGTGGAAGAGGCAACCAATCTCGGCGTACGTTTTACGCCCGAAGACATCATCGACCTGTCGTACGAAGTCTGGGACCAGGACCTCCTTGTGCAACTCATCGCTCACAGCAAGCCGCGCTTCTTGCAAGAGCACGCCGACGAACTAGCCCCTCGCTGGGGCAGCGTGCAGCTGGAATACCAGGAGGAAGCCTTCGAGGAAGAGTCCAGCGATGGGAATACCTACCGAGTGAATTTGCTGGAGGAATAACGAAACCCAGGCTCTTCGCTATGCACGCATACTTGGATAGACTTCAAAGCTCGAAGAGTCGTTTACAAACGCATACATAGGAACGCCGAAGCCCTCACCGACACCCTTCATCAACGTCTCGATGAAATATTCAATCCATTCCTGGGCAATCTCGTCGCAACGCCCAAATTGAGGCGTAACCCATATACCGCTCTTCGCCTCCAGCGACTTCACATCAATCACGATTCCCAATGCCGCATCATAGAAGTCGAACGTACCCTGAAAGGCATAGGTGCTTTCCGTAGGCTCAATCGAGACCGTTAGGTTATCGGGAATATCACAGAGGTCGATCATCATCCGCCCGAGTATCTTCCCATTCTCCTTTTCAAACGTCGCTATTGTTCCATCTTCATTGAGAATGCTTTCAACCCTTTCGAAAGCCTTAATATCGCTAAGCACGCATCTCCCGCCTTTCCGCTACATAAATGTCAAGCTTGCCAATATAATCGCGCAGCATAATCGTCATCTACAACGCCATCTCCCGCCGGCACAGCTTGAAACCCGCGCGAGCACGCAACAACGCACAAATCACCTCACACGCAGCCACATCGCGCAATCACAGCGCTAGCAGATTTAGACCTAAGGCATAGGATTAGCGCCGGCCGAAGACGCAGTTGAAGCAGTTTTTGCGACCTCGTCGCACCAATCGAGTACATAAAATGGAACTTGGTCAAAATCAATCGGATCGAGCTGATACAAATAATCGCCACCAATATGGCACGTATCGTCCGCAAAACGCTCCATCACCTTGCCAAGTGAGTTCAATGTAGGGTCGCGCTTAAGCATCATCCTAATTAGCTGGAGCTTCTCATATGGAGCAGTCGTAGAACGATACACTGAGAGAAGGTGAGGAATATTCGCATGGTACGTCTCAACGGTCGCCCAATAGTCGAACGATATTCCAAGTTCTTTCTCTACCAGATTTTGACAAATGGCAACCGAATAAGAGCCATCCGAGACACTAGACCAATTACGGCGCAAGCAGACTTCAGAGGTATCGCGCCCATGAACTATCTCCGAAAGCAAACTAAACGAAATGCCCCACCGAGTGCGTTTGTCAAATTGGCTCTTCCGTAGCATTTCGCAAAGCGAACGAAGGTAAATCAATCCAATGATCAAATCCTTACCTGATGAATCGCTAATTCTCTTCTTTAGCATCTCAACATAAGGTCGGAAGGTTTCATCCGAAATCGAACTTCCCGACAATTCCCCGTGTGAATTGCAGCTAAGATACCAGAGAGCTTTTCGTCTAGCAGGAAAATGTTTCTTGGTGATTTTCGCAAGCTCCGATACAACAAGATAATCATGAGTTAGCAGCAGAATTGTTCTCGACCCACTCAGCAACAACTTTGAAAAGACGCTCGACTTTGTCGAGAACAGCATATACAGAATCGCAAATCGCTTGTCGATATCGAAAGAAGAAATTGGATCGTCGAACACGATTATTCCGCCAGACTTGGTCGTCGCCTGCAAGGCAAACAAGGCCAAGGAAAAGGCGTTACGCTCTCCATAACTTAACGCCGCAGCAACATCTCGAACTTCGTGCTTAGAACCACTAGCAGGACAATCAGCAACAAGCAGCACCTTGGCTTCAGCTTTTGAAATTGAATTTCGGATTTCAACGTGATACCGATAGCCGCACATATGCAAAAAGTCATTAATCTCATTCTCGCGGCCTTTTATATTAGCCGCTGCCTGAGAAAGCAATTGCTTGGACAAGCTTTCTAATTCTGCATGTTTAGAGCAAACGTCATGAACAGCGCGCACGATACCGTCCAACGCGCTCTGTTGCAGACTTTTCTTGCCGGAAACCTTTTTTCTAAAAAGCTTGCAAGATGCAAGAACGAGAGCAGAATCCGACAGCTCTTTAAC
This genomic stretch from Denitrobacterium detoxificans harbors:
- a CDS encoding DUF5692 family protein, giving the protein MLFDVYGANALYQWVGWVLVFGGLILLNEFARRSKAGGIIMFVALPIAMTIYCIAVTVGAGAGAEWAQNNPTVLFQNGWFHYAKVYAALTGCIGFMIIKYHWGKLGKATWFKCFPFIIVGINILIAVVSDFESFVHLLQYNAGVIQDPTVPGSDGAFVDAATGSIVWVTSEHATQIAGFNNLFNGIAGLIDIFCMTGWWAVYTSKKKDDMVWADMTWVFVIAYDLWNFCYTYNCLPNHAWYCGLALLLAPTVAAALWNKGGWIQNRANTLAIWCMFAQVFPQFQDSFPSFGFDSVFAVNSTLNTTTNTVVSVLALGANVAAIVYIFYRAKKLGVNPYKQEVFIGTRDYETARARIAEGELPEHEVAEYERAHKILAGEKAA
- a CDS encoding helix-turn-helix domain-containing protein — translated: MKNGMTLQELMGDYFDMDAVISPEVIEFSMNMHLQGEIYLRMKDLGMTQKELAQKMGISPAAVSKLLSRDSNMRLSTIARIASALGCDVAPIKLVPGKEALEQLNRDLVTNDESAAHVNGFPCPDQAGSVASAS
- a CDS encoding macro domain-containing protein; its protein translation is MNLPTIYLLDQEPGMVSVWALAFEGIPVVHVVQDDFAGFMDVHPQVDCIVAPGNSYGLMDAGYDAAIISYFGEGLKHAVQRKILDDWFGEQPVGTSMSIEHAGITLVHTPVMRVPSVVRDSMVVYHAARSALIEAMRRGVKAVVLPAFGAGCGKVPHDVVARLMAQAYRQLADPPAELSWHYAHSLDLPDSLQHALREVQSIPLVDRSDFDYSDLDGLKRERLISRGYATEGDFE